The following proteins come from a genomic window of Nicotiana tomentosiformis chromosome 12, ASM39032v3, whole genome shotgun sequence:
- the LOC104107897 gene encoding pheophytinase, chloroplastic isoform X2 — MVLEQTGQHQSHFAYSDHWRKNLPVLAQSHRVFSIDLIGYGYSDKPNPRELDVDNFYTFETWGCQLNDFCKDVIRDKAFFICNSIGGLVGLQAAVMEPQLCRGILLLNISLRMLHITKQPWFGRPLIKAFQNLLRNTAVGKFFFKSVATPESVKNILCQCYYDTSQVTDELVQAILLPGLEPGAVDVFLEFICYSGGPLPEELLPQVKCPVLVAWGDKDPWEPIELGRAYGKFDTVEDFVVLPNVGHCPQDEAPHLVNPLVESFVARHANVEN, encoded by the exons ATGGTTTTGGAGCAAACAGGTCAACATCAATCACATTTTGCTTATAG TGACCATTGGAGAAAAAATCTACCTGTTCTTGCACAATCACATCGGGTGTTCTCTATTGACCTTATTGGTTATGGCTATTCAGACAAACCAAATCCTCGTGAGCTTGATGTAGACAACTTTTATACCTTTGAAACATGGGGTTGCCAGCTAAACGATTTTTGTAAGGATGTTATCAGAGATAAAGCCTTCTTCATTTGCAATTCCATTGGAG GACTTGTCGGTCTTCAGGCTGCAGTTATGGAACCACAACTCTGTAGAGGCATTCTTCTTTTAAATATCTCGCTCCGAATGCTGCATATAACAAAGCAGCCTTGGTTCGGAAGACCACTGATTAAAGCATTTCAGAATTTATTGAG aAATACTGCAGTTGggaaattctttttcaaaagtgtTGCTACGCCTGAATCAGTGAAGAATATTCTATGTCAG TGTTACTATGACACATCCCAGGTGACAGATGAGTTAGTACAGGCCATCCTTCTTCCAGGGCTCGAGCCTGGTGCTGTCGATGTGTTTCTTGAGTTCATTTGCTATTCAGGGGGTCCTCTTCCTGAGGAACTACTGCCTCAAGTAAAG TGCCCTGTTCTGGTGGCGTGGGGTGACAAGGATCCTTGGGAGCCAATAGAACTTGGAAGAGCCTACGGCAAATTTGATACAGTTGAAGATTTCGTTGTCCTCCCTAATGTTGGCCATTGTCCTCAG GATGAGGCACCTCATCTTGTGAACCCACTGGTGGAATCATTTGTTGCCCGCCATGCCAACGTTGAGAACTGA
- the LOC104107897 gene encoding uncharacterized protein isoform X1 encodes MAISSCSSIFISKLDFPVSCSQSITNKISISSIPFLRKSVSTKKFFISIKTPKSCSYISNSLVNDYSIDETSKESTTQVPIEVKTSMWNWRGYSIRYQYCGNSGPALILVHGFGANSDHWRKNLPVLAQSHRVFSIDLIGYGYSDKPNPRELDVDNFYTFETWGCQLNDFCKDVIRDKAFFICNSIGGLVGLQAAVMEPQLCRGILLLNISLRMLHITKQPWFGRPLIKAFQNLLRNTAVGKFFFKSVATPESVKNILCQCYYDTSQVTDELVQAILLPGLEPGAVDVFLEFICYSGGPLPEELLPQVKCPVLVAWGDKDPWEPIELGRAYGKFDTVEDFVVLPNVGHCPQDEAPHLVNPLVESFVARHANVEN; translated from the exons ATGGCGATCTCAAGTTGTTCATCAATCTTCATATCCAAATTGGATTTCCCTGTTTCATGTTCACAAAGCATAACCAACAAAATATCAATTAGTTCAATTCCTTTTCTTAGAAAATCTGTTAGTACTAAGAAGTTTTTTATTTCCATTAAGACTCCAAAATCTTGTAGCTATATATCCAATTCACTTGTAAATGACTATTCAATTGATGAAACATCTAAAGAAAGCACAACCCAAGTTCCCATTGAAGTCAAAACCAG TATGTGGAACTGGAGGGGCTATTCCATTCGATACCAGTATTGTGGCAACAGTGGCCCTGCGCTCATTTTAGTCCATGGTTTTGGAGCAAACAG TGACCATTGGAGAAAAAATCTACCTGTTCTTGCACAATCACATCGGGTGTTCTCTATTGACCTTATTGGTTATGGCTATTCAGACAAACCAAATCCTCGTGAGCTTGATGTAGACAACTTTTATACCTTTGAAACATGGGGTTGCCAGCTAAACGATTTTTGTAAGGATGTTATCAGAGATAAAGCCTTCTTCATTTGCAATTCCATTGGAG GACTTGTCGGTCTTCAGGCTGCAGTTATGGAACCACAACTCTGTAGAGGCATTCTTCTTTTAAATATCTCGCTCCGAATGCTGCATATAACAAAGCAGCCTTGGTTCGGAAGACCACTGATTAAAGCATTTCAGAATTTATTGAG aAATACTGCAGTTGggaaattctttttcaaaagtgtTGCTACGCCTGAATCAGTGAAGAATATTCTATGTCAG TGTTACTATGACACATCCCAGGTGACAGATGAGTTAGTACAGGCCATCCTTCTTCCAGGGCTCGAGCCTGGTGCTGTCGATGTGTTTCTTGAGTTCATTTGCTATTCAGGGGGTCCTCTTCCTGAGGAACTACTGCCTCAAGTAAAG TGCCCTGTTCTGGTGGCGTGGGGTGACAAGGATCCTTGGGAGCCAATAGAACTTGGAAGAGCCTACGGCAAATTTGATACAGTTGAAGATTTCGTTGTCCTCCCTAATGTTGGCCATTGTCCTCAG GATGAGGCACCTCATCTTGTGAACCCACTGGTGGAATCATTTGTTGCCCGCCATGCCAACGTTGAGAACTGA